The sequence TAGAATCCATCCAGTTAGGACCCACcctaatttgatgaatatgaaCCACGTTTCTCCCTATTTCAGTAGGTTTACACAAGTCTTCCACAAGGATCACCCGAGGTAAACTTTGTGCCGAGAAGGCTACGAGCGTGGCAAGAGAGCTAGCATGTGTATTTCTACTTCTAGGGATTTGCGATAAATTAAAAGACTCAAATCCTAACTATAAATGTCTAACCTGGTTCAAATATTCCTGCATTTTGAGATCTCTAGTTTCCAACTCTCCCCCTACCTGGCCTATAACCAATCTCGAATTTGAAAACATTTCCACTTCCTTTCATCCCATTCTTTGAACTATAGTCATCCCTACCAATAGAGCCTCATACTCGGCCTCATTATTGGTGACCGAGAAGCCCAAccttaaggatttctcaataATGATCTTCTTAGGATATATAAtaactagccccactccagaCCCTCTTTGATTCGTTGCCCCATCAACGTGTACTCTCCAGGGTAAAGGCTCTTGTAGGGAGACTacaccaaccgattttccatccatattcttcttttcaacttcttcttcCAATGGAGATTCAGTGAACTCGGCCACCAAATCTGCGAGAACTTGACCCTTgacagaggtgcgaggcatgtactttatatcaaaagcccctaggatTATTCtccacttggcaattcttctAGTGTAATCAGCACTCCGAAGAAGTGATTTAAGCGAAAGTTGAGTTAAAACAACAATTGTATGAGATTTGAAATAGTGGGGAAGCTTACGTGTAGTATGCACCATTGCCAAAATGGCCTTCTCTAGTGGTAGGTAACGGATCTCGGCCTCATGCAGTaacttgctcacataataaactgaCCTTTGTACACCACTATCAACCTGTACAAGCACTAGGCTCACTGCATGGGAAACCACAGCAATGTAAGTAAACAAACCTCATCCACCTCGGGCCTTAACATAATGGGTGGCCGAGAAAGGTATTCCTTCAACTGCTGGAAGGCCAAGACACACTCCttggtccattcaaatcccttccacttgttcaACAACTAGAAGAAAGGCCTACATCTATCTGCTAACTGAGAAATGAATCGGTTTAGAGCAGCAATCATCTCTGTCaacttctggacctctttgggattccgaggtggCTGTAAATtgttaattgctttaatttgatCAGGGTTGACTTCAATTCCATGATGAGtaaccatgtaccccaagaacttccctGATCCAACACCAAAAGAGCACTTAGAAGCATTAAGTTGCAGTTTGTGTCTCCTCAAGATCTCAAAGTTATTCCTGAGATCGTTAATATGCCTGGATTCCAACTTACTCTTAACCACCATGTTGTCtatataaatttcaatgttttttccTAGCTATGactcaaacatcctggtcatcatcctctgataaGTAGACCCTGCATTCTTTAGATCAAAGGACATCACTTTGTAGTGGTAATTCCCAATAGGAGTAACAAAAGTTGTTTTCTCTTAATTATCCAAAACCAAAGGTGTCTGGTGGTACCTTTGAAAGGCGTCCAGAAAGCTCATCCAAAGATGGCCTACAATGGCATCCACCAACTAGTCTATTCGAGATATGGGGAAAGGATCCTTGGGACAAGCTTTATTCAGatctgtgaagtctacacatACCCACTTcctattcttctttttcactaCTACCGTATTAGCCAACCACTCAGGGTAGAacacttccttgatagccctaGCTTGCTTAAGCTTGTTCATCTCTTCCTGAACAGTATCAGAATGCTCTTTAGATGAGCGCTAAGGTGGTTGCTTCCTAGGGGGACAGCTAGGTTGACATTTAGATGATGACAAATGAAGTCTAGATCTACCCCAAGAGCTTAATAAGCattccatgcgaacacatcaacATTCCTCCTTAGAAATGCTAACAGTTCTTCCTTCTCTCGAGGAGGTAACTAAGCTCTGacctgaaaaaacttctccGGATCACCATCTATAACAATTTCCTCCAATCTCTCACACTTTGCCCCTTCTAACACCACATCCGTAGACAAGACTGAGATCCTTGACTGTTATGAGCCTCCCTCAGCGGAGACCGAGGACTCAACTACAGGCTGATGCGTAATTGCAAATACCAAGCACTACCTAGCCATAAACTAGCTCCCAATTAGTTCCTCAATCTGATCCCCGGAAAAATACTTAACTTTCAAATGCAAGGTGGACGAAACGGCTCTCAAGGCATGGAGCCAGGGCCTTGCCACAATGGCGGTGTAGGGGGAATAAGCATCCACTACAATGAAGTCCACCCTCACTACCTCTAAACCTGCCTGCACGGGCAGTCTAATCTGACTTTTTGGAATGACAACTTTCCTATCGAAGCTTACCAAAGATGAATCATAGGCCGTTAAATCTTTAGGCTTTAAGTTCAACCCATTGTTTAAGTTAGGATAAATGATCTCTACACCGCTACCTTGATCTACCAAcaccctcttcacatcatacgCTCCTATCCTGAGGTTGACCACTAAAGTATCATCGTGCGGCAAAGTATCATCGTGCGGCTGTATAGTTCCAATCTTATCCTCATTCAAAAAACTCAACACCGGTCAGATCTCCACCCTAGCCCTCTTCGGCTCAGAATTAGAGTCCTCAACGATTGGCCGAGCTACAGACATCATCCTAGAGGGATGAGAACTTGTCCTCCTAGGAGTagcaaagatgacattaattgtgcctAAAGGGGGCCTTGAAGAAGCATTCCCTTGAGCCCCTGACCTTGCTTGGTCTCCTTGCCCATTGGGCCGATACAAAAACTGTTGTAACATTCCATCTCTGACCAATTGCTCCAGATGATTCCATAGAGTTTTACAGTCCTCGGTGGTATGCCCTCGTTCTTGATGGTAATGGTAATGAAGACTTTGGTTGTACCTCATGAGGTCTCCTCCCATCTTGTTTGGCTATTTGAAGTATGACTCATTCTTGATCTTTCCCAAGACTTGATGTACTGGCTCTTGAAACACCGTATTAACCACCTGAGGAACTGTAGACCCAAATTGCCCAGCAAAATCCCTTCGGGGCTTGTTATTATTGTATCTGTCCGACCTAAAATCCCTCATgtcctgagggataaccttagcctTTCCCTTCCTTTGCTACTGGTATTCCTTAACCCACTTATACTTGTTAATACGGTTCATAAGCTAACGCATACTCCTTATTGGCTTCTTGGTCAAAGActttctcaaatcatgctcgACGGGCAGGCCGACCTTAAAAGTCTttatagccatgtcatcaaagTTCCCATTgatctcattgaacatctctCAGTATCTGTCCGAGTACGTTTTCAAGGTCTTcccttctcgcatggacatGGACAACAAGGAATCTAAGAGCCGAGAAACCCTATTGCATGTAATAAAACAAGATCTAAGCGTCTGGGTCAGCTCCTTAAAGGAATCAATGGAACCTACACCTAAgccatcaaaccacctcatcgccataggccccaagctggatgggaataccttacacatcaaggcctcattcTTGGAGTGCACTGCCATTCTCTGGTTAAAGTGGCTTACGTGCTCCACAGGGTCTGTTCAaccattgtacatggtgaaCGTTGACTGAgtgaaccgccgaggaagtcTCCCTCCCCCAATTCTGCGCTTATGGTGGTAGTTCTTATCATACGAGAAAGACTCACTAGGAGAAGTCCTTGATTTGGGTTTATAACTATCAtcctcttcatcatcagaagagaAGTCAGAATTGGAGGGAGTTTGTCTTCGCCTTTCGTGGTGCAACTGGAGATTGACTTCCTCTTTAAGTGATCAATCTCCAGTTGCATGGCCTTAGTATTCCCCTCATGAGAGAGGTGGCTTCCGCTTCGAGACTTGCTCCTGCTAGTATGTGTGGTATGTACATTAACTTCCTGGTCCCTTCTTCGCTCAAGATTAACAAAATGATCTTAACGTTGGAATCCCATAGATTCCTTCAAACTCGGACCTAAACCTACCATAGTTGAACGTCAAACTcactaaaaaataagaatttttcaCAGACAACgttaattgtaaggacacaatttggttCCCAAATCCAAAGGATGGatgaacttaggcccaaaaaacccaatgaatttgtagagagtgggttgaaaaACTGGCTTTAATGAGTCAAATAACAAGTAAAGTGGATccagatgacaagaaaatgaagatagacttgtttaatctaaaaaaaattgtcctcaGCATAATCCGAGGAGattaattcttatatatttcttctcaagtttgattacaagttcaattctCGATGGCTACAATGTTTTCCTCTCAATTTCTTGATCTCCCTTCGTCAGGgtcttttttctgttttatactatcttccttcTTTCCTCTTTACCCTCCATGTGTAGGGTAGATTACTGatgttgatccttgtcccatcagcccattcCTGAAGTCATTGGAAATAGCTGTAAAgctaaaaattaatgttcaGATGTCACCTCCATATTAATGCGACTAGTTGGTTAgatgcagagcatttaatgtggtggtagcagctttctctttagatattttaggacttccCCCTATCCTGCACTTCTATGATGCTTATCTGTATCAATAAAATCTCTTGGAATGCTACCCTGGATGGTAAACCACCCCTTCGGACCTCGGCTCTGACTAGCTCAGAATGTATTCATCCTCCGACCTCCCTCATGGACCCTTATGGTCAAAACTAACCTCTTCACTTTAACACGGACTCACCTGATAATGTTCACCCCTCCTCAGACTACTTCATGTCCTCGGATTAGACCCCCGacccaatatatacataaatatatatattgctaagccTAACATCCCTACACTTTacatgaaaatagtaatattttatCATGCAAACAATGAATTAGGTGTGTGCATTCAACTCGCCTACCCAACTTGACACTTTGAGTTCGTTGGTTAGGTTAGGCTTTTAAAAGCTTGGATTAAGCCCAATTTGAGTTGTTCCAATCTAGGTAACCCATCGAACTTTtgctacaaatatatatatatatatatatatattaatgtaattttgATCTTGTTTGGTAACTTATTtccaaaacaattttcaattttttaaagacaaaaaaaggTGGAACCAACCAAAAATTGAAGAtgtttaacaactttttttctcaaaataattttcaccataaagacaatttaaaaaataaaactgtgTTTTCAATCTTCATTTATCAGTTTTGAGTgacaatattgtaataaaaccaactcttttttttttttaattcaattttttctccttctcccccaacccccccccccccctaaaaaaaaaattagtcttcTTTCTCTCAGGCTTAGGCAAGACACCACAAGAACCACTGGTTTTGTTTGCTAatggaaaaacaaagaaagtattTCCAAATTGCCAAACACTAAAGAAGACACAAACCGACTCGAGAGAATTTGATTTGACTAGCCTTCACACACTCCTCGACAGCGGGCAAATGATGGGTCCAAGATCCATAGATCTAGGTGGATCTATGCCACAACCCACCAACATGGCGGTCAATATAAGAACCATCATAGATTTGGGTTAACAATAACACTATGTTTGGTTTGAGAGGAAGAGGAGTGAAAGGAAGAGAAATTAAATCTTTTCTGCTGTTTGGATGgcaatagagaaaataaaaatgagctaaatttgttaaaaaaccTATCACTTGGATCCACATTTTTCcctttcccttattttttttttctcctcttccATTCCCTTTCCTTAAACCAAACATAGGGTAAATAtttactctaatttaatttattactgGATTCTCCTACACATGAATCTATTGTTGGAATTCCATTTTAACTCCAATATGTATGaattattgttgaaattgaTATGGGCATGGATCTGTTATTGGGTATGGTTAATTCCAATTAGCATTATTACCCATTggaatttttgtaaaaatatgagaatgaaaaacaaaaatccaaaacataTTGAAAACAATGCCTAACAAGTTTTTGGTTATAAAATCGAGttttgagggggaaaaaaaaaagtttttaaaagagaaaataattttcaacaACCAAAAAGGCTCTTAAATttgctagtttgatttattttggatttcgaaattttatttaaaattgttagtttgatttattttggcattttgaaacttagttttaataaatttaaatattagagTTAATGGTGTAAACAGTAATCAATTATTAAAGAATGGGCTTAAATATCATTGCACACCTTatgatcactccacaagtacaAATTTCTTGTTTAGTGTGGAGACAAGAGCCAAGATTCAAGTATCCAGGAGGAAAACTcccacacatatatacttaaattatactagaatataatttttatcttgtataaaaagaatttaaaaacaatgagcttaaataattgaataaaaattcaaaaatgcttTTATTAAGCTTGACAAAATGACCTTAACACATGGTTGAATTAGAGATTACTCAATcccaacaaaaatcaaaaaacaaaacaaaaaaataaatctaaaaaaagaaaaacaaatagataaatataaaaataaaaaggcttttatatatatatatatatatatatatataaaaggaagtGGTGTCTTAATTTTTGGCCTATTCTGCTTCCAGCCCATGAGACACTCTAgaaatcctatatatatatatatataaaaggaagtGGTGTCTTAATTTTTGGCCTATTCTGCTTCCAGCCCATGAGACACTTTAGAAATCCTATGTACCCATAGCATGACGGATAAAACTTGAGACCTCTGAATTTAAAGCACATCTTTTAAGTACATTAAACTCACAGGTGACCTCAAGAggttattttaattataaaaaaaccCCCCATGCATATACAGAGGTAGTGTCCTAACTTTTGGCCAAGCAATCCACTTCTGGCCTATAAGACACTCCAAAAATCCCATGGACCCATAGCATAATGGATAATAGTTGGAACCTCCCAAtttaaaacacatttttttaagtcCATTGAACTCATGAGGGACCTTGAAaggttttttaaattataaaaagacCCCCCAATTAAGAAGATAGGGTTATAACAAATAAGTCTATTTTCCACATGAATTAACATGTGAAATTATTCAACACAATGGGAGAAGATATATTTTACATACACACTATTTGCTTCGATAGAAAACgttgtgtaaagatagttttatgcattttctaatgtttggtaacatcagaagaaaaaaagaagttaaagaaAACTATCTTCAGtcagcataaaaaaaatatgatttattttttagagattgttttccacttttttttttttggaaaaaaaaataaaagctaaataaATGAGGTTAGAAGATTGTTTCCTAACTCATTTAAGGTTACTATCAAAGATAGGagaatgagatagttttataaaatatactttttagaaaatgattcatttttaagaaaacattaACGTCGAAGCAGACAAAGCATAACTCCTAATTTCAAAGAGTCCCCATAGTCACTCAGACCCAAAATGTCCCTATAGTCGCTCAGACCCAAAATAGATTACTTATCTTTTCAAGCACTTGATTTTTCCCTTCGGTGTATGTTAGGACCcgtctcacacacacacaagtaaTTATAGTGAAGAATCCTTTAGAGTGAACCCAAGATGCTAGTTAAGAGCGTTGAATTCAAAACTTCACAAATCTTATGAAGCCATAAGAACTACTAGAACAACCTCTTAAGGTTACAATAGATTTAAAGGGGCTTATGCACACCACTCGTTACCACCAAACGACAAAGCCAGTAGCAGAAGGAGGGACTTGAACCCTCAACCTCAGTCTTGGCAAGGCTATGCTCTACCGTTAAGCTATTGACTTTGGAAGTTCACAACCAACAATATATTTACTCAATATACTATGTTTCAACCCttactaatattttattgacTGATATGACTAACACTTTCATAATTAATGTCCAAATAAC is a genomic window of Quercus lobata isolate SW786 chromosome 2, ValleyOak3.0 Primary Assembly, whole genome shotgun sequence containing:
- the LOC115960226 gene encoding uncharacterized protein LOC115960226, with the protein product MESSGAIGQRWNVTTVFVSAQWARRPSKPHDDTLPHDDTLVVNLRIGAYDVKRVLVDQGSGVEIIYPNLNNGLNLKPKDLTAYDSSLVSFDRKVVIPKSQIRLPVQAGLEVVRVDFIVVDAYSPYTAIVARPWLHALRAVSSTLHLKVKYFSGDQIEELIGS